TGGATTGCTTTTCAAGGCTTCAATATTTATCAGCAGTTAAATATCATAGGTTTGCAGCAAATTGTCCATTTGCATACGCCTCTACAATCTCAAAGAGTCTACGCCGCAGAAATCAGCGATGTCCCCAAACCAGCATCTGAAACTATTGAAGTCTTTGTCAAGCAGTGGGATTGGTCTTTTTGCTATGCGAATAATGTCATTAGTCATGAATTACACCTGCCTGTAAACCTGACTACTCGCCTAAATATGCACGCTAAAGACGTACTTCACAGTTTTTATGTCCCTGAGTTCCGTTTACAGCAGTATATTGTGCCTGGGCGCAATATTGATCTTGTGCTAACGCCCATTCGCACAGGCAAATACCATTTAAAAGATTCTCTATTCAGCGGTACTTACTTTGCTTTGCTGGATGCCAATGTATACGTTGAATCTCCTCAAAAATATAACCAGTGGCTTAATCAGACGGCTGCTCAAGAACCAACATCAGCCACAAATCAAGCAGTTGCCGAGCATAACCAACCACCGAAGACATGGTTTAAGACTAGCTGGTACACTGTCACACCAGCGCCACCCTATGTGATCACAGGCAAAGAGCGAGTGAGCAATGACACATAATTCTCTGGAAAAAATAACTGAAGTTAGGCAGTCTGTTAATAACTGGCGACGCTATTTCAGCTTCAGCACCGACCACAAGGTCATCGGTGTTCAGTATATGGTGACTACCTTCATTTTCTTTCTTATCGGCGGGCTGTTGGCGATGATCATTCGTGCCGAACTGATCACCCCCGAATTAAATGTTGTTGACCGCCCCCTTTACAATGGCTTGTTTACCATGCACGGGACAATCATGATTTTTCTATGGATTATCCCGTTCAATGCTGGTATTTCTAACTACTTAGTACCTTTGATGATTGGAGCGCGGGATATGGCGTTTCCCTTGCTGAACGCCATCTCTTTTTGGATCATTCCAGCAGCGAGTATTTTGTTACTATCTAGCTTCTTGCTGCCCAATGGCACCGCACAGTCTGGCTGGTGGTCTTATCCACCAATCAGTCTGCAAATTCCCCCCGGTCAACCGTTTAATGGTGAATTCTTTTGGATTGTCAGTTTGCTGCTGATAGGGATTTCTTCAATCATGGGGGCTATCAACTTTGTCACCACTATTTTTTGGATGCGGGCACCAGGGATGACGTTTTTTCGGATGCCTGTGTTTGTGTGGTCAGTTCTTAGTGCCCAGTTGTTGCAGCTGATTAATTTGCCTTCTTTAACAGGTGCATTGATCCTACTTTTATTTGACCTGGCTTTTGGTACACATTTCTTCAAACCTTTGGAAGGTGGCGATCCAATTATTTATCAACACCTATTTTGGTTTTACTCCCATCCGGCAGTTTACATCATGGCACTACCAGCCTTTGGGATTTTTGCGGAAGTGCTACCTGCGTTTTCACGAAATCCCCTGTTTGGCTATCGGTCATTAGCGATCGCTTCGTTAGGCATTGCTGTGGTTAGCATCTTCGTTTGGGTACATCATATGTTCACCAGTGCTACCCCTGGTTGGATGCGGATGACCTTCATGGTTACTTCCATGTTAGT
Above is a window of Nostoc sp. UHCC 0702 DNA encoding:
- the ctaD gene encoding cytochrome c oxidase subunit I produces the protein MTHNSLEKITEVRQSVNNWRRYFSFSTDHKVIGVQYMVTTFIFFLIGGLLAMIIRAELITPELNVVDRPLYNGLFTMHGTIMIFLWIIPFNAGISNYLVPLMIGARDMAFPLLNAISFWIIPAASILLLSSFLLPNGTAQSGWWSYPPISLQIPPGQPFNGEFFWIVSLLLIGISSIMGAINFVTTIFWMRAPGMTFFRMPVFVWSVLSAQLLQLINLPSLTGALILLLFDLAFGTHFFKPLEGGDPIIYQHLFWFYSHPAVYIMALPAFGIFAEVLPAFSRNPLFGYRSLAIASLGIAVVSIFVWVHHMFTSATPGWMRMTFMVTSMLVAVPTGVKAFGWTATIWKSKLHLETPMLFAMGGAAMFIFGGITGVMLAAMPFDLHVHNTYFVVGHFHYIVFNTITMAIFAAIYFWFPKITGRMYAEGWGKLHFWLTFIPANITFFSMHPLGLQGMLRRVSSYDSQYQGWNIIASIGAFLLGASTLPFIANIVGSWLYGPKAVDNPWHASGLEWTTSSPPPPDNFEEIPIVKRPPYDYGNPKYSVIEPTDDNESGG
- a CDS encoding cytochrome c oxidase subunit II is translated as MVRFFKYLLIAGYIAGLLVVSHWIGQQAFTWMPSEATAEAQKVDELFSFLVSIGTFIFLGLNSMMLYSVIFFRAPKEDYTEGHPSRGDVRLEILWTATPILLVVWIAFQGFNIYQQLNIIGLQQIVHLHTPLQSQRVYAAEISDVPKPASETIEVFVKQWDWSFCYANNVISHELHLPVNLTTRLNMHAKDVLHSFYVPEFRLQQYIVPGRNIDLVLTPIRTGKYHLKDSLFSGTYFALLDANVYVESPQKYNQWLNQTAAQEPTSATNQAVAEHNQPPKTWFKTSWYTVTPAPPYVITGKERVSNDT